In Bacillus cytotoxicus NVH 391-98, the following are encoded in one genomic region:
- a CDS encoding PBSX family phage terminase large subunit, producing MTMNKAPLNVQPKINFREVIGKGYNRFWHCKNFYRVCKGSRGSKKSKTTVINLTKRLMQYPWANILVVRRFSNTLKQSCYTDFKWAINRLKVKHLFKLNESMPEITYIPTGQKILFRGLDDPLKITSITVDVGILCWAWFEEAYEIEDQHKFETVVESIRGSWDSPDFFKQITVTFNPWSENHWLKSYFFDEETQAYDTFAITTTYKCNEWLDKQDRARYESLYEKNPRRARIVCDGEWGVADGLVYENFQVRDFDIDEIRQRKDVQSAFGLDFGYTNDPTALCCSLVDLRNETIYVFDEYYEKGMSNKRIAKMIEEKGYSKEKITADSAEPKSIDEIKSLGIRRIEGARKGKDSINNGIQFIQGFKIVIHPSCVEFIKEINNYIYATDKKTGKRLNTPIDDFNHLMDAWRYSMERFMKKGGKLKSINKSSLGL from the coding sequence ATGACGATGAATAAGGCTCCATTAAACGTACAGCCAAAAATTAATTTTAGAGAAGTCATTGGAAAGGGCTATAACCGCTTCTGGCACTGCAAAAACTTCTATCGAGTCTGTAAAGGCTCTCGTGGCTCCAAGAAATCGAAAACCACCGTAATAAACCTCACAAAAAGGCTCATGCAATATCCTTGGGCTAATATCCTCGTTGTTCGTCGATTCTCGAACACTCTCAAACAATCCTGTTATACCGATTTTAAATGGGCGATTAATCGCCTTAAAGTAAAACATCTGTTTAAGCTCAATGAATCTATGCCAGAGATAACGTATATACCGACTGGGCAAAAAATTTTATTTCGTGGTCTCGACGATCCGTTGAAAATTACATCTATTACAGTTGATGTAGGTATATTATGTTGGGCATGGTTTGAGGAAGCGTATGAGATTGAGGACCAACACAAATTTGAAACTGTTGTTGAGTCTATTCGCGGTTCGTGGGATTCGCCAGACTTCTTTAAACAGATTACTGTGACATTTAACCCATGGAGTGAGAATCATTGGCTAAAGTCTTACTTCTTCGATGAAGAAACACAAGCCTATGATACATTCGCAATTACTACTACTTATAAGTGTAATGAGTGGTTAGATAAACAGGATAGGGCACGATATGAGAGTTTATATGAGAAGAATCCAAGACGCGCTCGCATTGTGTGTGATGGTGAGTGGGGCGTGGCTGATGGTCTTGTGTATGAAAACTTCCAAGTGCGTGACTTTGATATCGATGAGATACGTCAAAGGAAAGATGTACAAAGCGCTTTCGGTCTCGATTTTGGTTATACGAACGACCCAACCGCCTTATGTTGCTCATTAGTAGATTTACGAAATGAAACTATTTACGTATTCGATGAGTATTATGAAAAGGGTATGAGTAATAAGAGAATCGCAAAAATGATTGAAGAAAAAGGTTACTCAAAAGAGAAGATTACAGCTGATTCGGCTGAACCAAAAAGTATTGATGAGATTAAATCTCTCGGTATTAGAAGAATTGAAGGAGCACGCAAAGGAAAAGACTCTATCAACAATGGTATTCAATTCATTCAAGGTTTCAAAATCGTAATCCATCCGTCTTGTGTAGAGTTTATTAAAGAGATTAATAACTATATATACGCAACGGATAAGAAAACAGGAAAAAGGCTTAATACGCCAATTGATGATTTTAACCACCTAATGGACGCATGGCGTTACTCAATGGAAAGGTT
- a CDS encoding terminase small subunit, which yields MKLTPKQQAFCDYYIETGNATEAARKAGYKGRNLNRIASENLSKLVIQQYIEERMAEKDEERVASQDEILEFLTKVMRGEMTEQVPVGQGEGYFELQDKDTYVKDRVKAAELLGKRYMMWTEKKEVEVTVPTFVDDVPLDDDE from the coding sequence ATGAAACTAACTCCTAAACAACAAGCGTTTTGTGATTACTATATCGAAACGGGGAACGCTACTGAAGCGGCTAGAAAGGCTGGATACAAAGGTAGGAACTTAAATCGCATCGCAAGTGAAAACTTGTCAAAACTAGTCATTCAGCAGTACATAGAAGAACGAATGGCTGAAAAGGATGAGGAACGGGTAGCCTCGCAAGACGAAATCCTTGAGTTTTTGACAAAGGTCATGCGCGGGGAGATGACAGAGCAAGTCCCTGTCGGGCAAGGTGAAGGATACTTTGAATTACAAGACAAGGACACTTATGTGAAAGACCGTGTAAAGGCGGCGGAGCTTCTTGGAAAACGTTATATGATGTGGACTGAAAAGAAAGAAGTTGAGGTTACAGTGCCGACATTCGTTGATGATGTGCCGCTAGATGACGATGAATAA